A genomic stretch from Neomonachus schauinslandi chromosome 16, ASM220157v2, whole genome shotgun sequence includes:
- the EPN1 gene encoding epsin-1, with amino-acid sequence MSTSSLRRQMKNIVHNYSEAEIKVREATSNDPWGPSSSLMSEIADLTYNVVAFSEIMSMIWKRLNDHGKNWRHVYKAMTLMEYLIKTGSERVSQQCKENMYAVQTLKDFQYVDRDGKDQGVNVREKAKQLVALLRDEDRLREERAHALKTKEKLAQTATASSAAVGSGPPPEAEQAWPQSSGEEELQLQLALAMSKEEADQPPSCGPEDDVQLQLALSLSREEHDKEERIRRGDDLRLQMAIEESRRETGGQEESSLMDLADVFTAPAPPPASDPWGGPAPMSAPTSDPWGGAPVPPAADPWGGPAPTPASGDPWRPAAPAGPPVDPWGGTQAPAAGEGPTPDPWGSSDGGAPVGGPPASDPWAPAPAFSDPWGGSPAKPSTNGTAAVGFDTEPDEFSDFDRLRTALPTSGSSTGELELLAGEVPARSPGAFDMSGVGGSLAEAVGGPPPAVAPTPPPPTRKTPESFLGPNAALVDLDSLVSRPGPTPPGAKASNPFLPSGAPTTGPSITNPFQPAPPATLTLNQLRLSPVPPVPGAPPTYISPLGGGPGLPPMMPPGPPAPNTNPFLL; translated from the exons ATGTCGACCTCGTCGCTGCGGCGCCAGATGAAGAACATAGTCCACAACTACTCAGAGGCCGAGATCAAGGTCCGAGAAGCCACGAGCAACGACCCCTGGGGCCCATCCAGTTCCCTAATGTCTGAGATCGCTGACCTAACCTACAATGTCGTCGCCTTCTCCGAGATCATGAGCATGATCTGGAAGCGGCTCAATGACCATGGCAAGAACTGGAGGCACGTCTACAAG GCCATGACGCTGATGGAGTACCTCATCAAGACCGGCTCGGAGCGTGTGTCACAGCAATGCAAGGAGAACATGTACGCCGTGCAGACGCTGAAGGACTTCCAGTACGTGGACCGTGACGGCAAGGACCAGGGCGTGAACGTGCGCGAGAAGGCCAAACAGCTGGTGGCCCTGCTGCGTGACGAGGACCGGCTGCGGGAGGAGCGCGCCCACGCGCTCAAGACCAAGGAGAAGCTGGCGCAGACCGCCACCG CCTCCTCAGCAGCGGTGGGCTCTGGGCCCCCGCCCGAGGCGGAGCAGGCGTGGCCACAGAGCAGCGGGGAGGAGGAGTTGCAGCTGCAGCTGGCCCTGGCCATGAGCAAGGAGGAGGCCGACCAG cccccgtcCTGCGGCCCCGAGGACGACGTCCAGCTCCAGCTGGCCCTTAGTTTGAGCCGAGAGGAGCACGACAAG GAAGAGCGGATCCGCCGTGGGGACGACCTGAGGCTGCAGATGGCCATagaggagagcaggagggagaccGGCGGCCAGGAGGAG TCATCCCTCATGGATCTTGCTGACGTCTTCACGGCCCCAGCTCCACCGCCAGCCTCGGACCCTTGGGGGGGCCCAGCGCCCATGAGCGCCCCCACCTCGGACCCTTGGGGGGGTGCCCCTGTCCCTCCAGCTGCTGATCCCTGGGGTGGTCCAGCCCCTACACCAGCCTCTGGGGACCCTTGGAGGCCAGCTGCCCCTGCGGGGCCCCCGGTTGACCCTTGGGGTGGGACCCAGGCCCCTGCAGCTGGAGAGGGGCCCACGCCTGACCCATGGGGGAGCTCTGATG GTGGGGCCCCAGTTGGCGGACCCCCTGCCTCTGatccctgggctccagccccggcCTTCTCAGACCCCTGGGGAGGGTCACCTGCCAAGCCCAGCACCAATGGCACTGCAG CAGTGGGTTTTGACACGGAGCCTGATGAGTTTTCCGATTTTGACCGACTGCGCACAGCCCTGCCAACCTCCGGGAGCAGCACGG GGGAGCTGGAGCTGCTCGCCGGAGAGGTGCCTGCCCGCAGTCCTGGGGCGTTTGACATGAGTGGGGTCGGGGGCTCTCTGGCTGAGGCCGTGGGGGGCCCCCCACCCGCAGTTGCCCCAACACCACCACCGCCCACACGGAAGACACCAGAGTCATTCCTGGGGCCTAATGCAGCTCTCGTCGATCTGGACTCGCTGGTGAGCCGGCCGGGCCCCACGCCGCCAGGAGCCAAGGCCTCCAACCCCTTCCTGCCAAGCG GAGCCCCGACCACCGGCCCCTCCATCACCAACCCCTTCCAGCCCGCACCCCCTGCGACGCTCACGCTGAACCAGCTCCGGCTTAGCCCTGTGCCCCCGGTCCCTGGAGCACCACCAACATACATCTCTCCCCTTGGTGGGGGCCCTGGCCTGCCCCCCATGATGCCCCCAGGCCCCCCGGCCCCCAACACTAACCCCTTCCTCCTATAA
- the U2AF2 gene encoding splicing factor U2AF 65 kDa subunit isoform X1, translating to MSDFDEFERQLNENKQERDKENRHRKRSHSRSRSRDRKRRSRSRDRRNRDQRSASRDRRRRSKPLTRGAKEEHGGLIRSPRHEKKKKVRKYWDVPPPGFEHITPMQYKAMQAAGQIPATALLPTMTPDGLAVTPTPVPVVGSQMTRQARRLYVGNIPFGITEEAMMDFFNAQMRLGGLTQAPGNPVLAVQINQDKNFAFLEFRSVDETTQAMAFDGIIFQGQSLKIRRPHDYQPLPGMSENPSVYVPGVVSTVVPDSAHKLFIGGLPNYLNDDQVKELLTSFGPLKAFNLVKDSATGLSKGYAFCEYVDINVTDQAIAGLNGMQLGDKKLLVQRASVGAKNATLVSPPSTINQTPVTLQVPGLMSSQVQMGGHPTEVLCLMNMVLPEELLDDEEYEEIVEDVRDECSKYGLVKSIEIPRPVDGVEVPGCGKIFVEFTSVFDCQKAMQGLTGRKFANRVVVTKYCDPDSYHRRDFW from the exons ATGTCGGACTTCGACGAGTTCGAGCGGCAGCTCAACGAGAATAAGCAAG AGCGAGACAAGGAGAACCGGCACCGGAAGCGCAGCCACAGCCGCTCTCGAAGCCGGGACCGCAAGCGCCGGAGCCGGAGTCGGGACCGGCGCAACCGGGACCAGCGGAGCGCCTCCCGGGACAGGCGACGACGAAG caaacCTTTGACCAGAGGCGCTAAAGAGGAGCACGGTGGATTGAT tCGTTCCCCCCGCcatgagaagaagaagaaggtccGTAAATACTGGGATGTACCACCACCTGGCTTTGAGCACATCACCCCCATGCAGTACAAGGCCATGCAAG CTGCGGGTCAGATTCCAGCCACCGCCCTTCTCCCCACCATGACCCCTGATGGCCTGGCTGTGACCCCGACGCCGGTGCCCGTGGTCGGGAGCCAGATGACCAGACAGGCCCGGCGCCTCTACGTGGGCAACATCCCCTTTGGCATCACTGAG GAGGCCATGATGGACTTCTTCAACGCCCAGATGCGCCTTGGGGGGCTGACCCAGGCCCCTGGCAACCCTGTCTTGGCTGTGCAGATTAACCAAGACAAGAACTTTGCCTTCTTGGAG TTCCGCTCAGTGGATGAGACCACCCAGGCCATGGCCTTCGATGGCATCATCTTCCAGGGCCAGTCGCTGAAGATCCGCAGGCCTCACGACTACCAGCCTCTGCCTGGCATGTCAGAGAATCCCTCTGTCTACGTGCCTG GAGTTGTGTCCACCGTAGTCCCGGACTCTGCCCACAAGCTGTTCATCGGGGGCTTACCCAATTACCTGAATGATGACCAG GTAAAAGAGCTGCTGACATCGTTCGGGCCTCTCAAGGCCTTCAACCTGGTCAAGGACAGTGCCACAGGGCTCTCCAAGGGCTACGCCTTCTGTGAGTACGTGGACATCAACGTTACAGATCAG GCCATCGCGGGGCTGAATGGGATGCAGCTGGGGGATAAAAAACTGCTCGTCCAGAGGGCAAGTGTGGGAGCCAAGAATGCCACGCTGGTGAGCCCCCCG AGCACCATCAACCAGACCCCCGTGACCCTGCAAGTGCCGGGCCTCATGAGCTCCCAGGTGCAGATGGGTGGCCACCCGACTGAGGTCCTGTGCCTCATGAACATGGTGCTGCCCGAGGAGTTACTGGACGATGAGGAGTACGAGGAGATCGTGGAGGATGTGCGGGATGAGTGCAGCAAGTATGGGCTTGTCAAGTCCATCGAGATTCCCCGGCCGGTGGACGGCGTTGAGGTGCCCGGCTGCGGAaag ATCTTCGTGGAGTTCACCTCTGTGTTTGACTGCCAGAAAGCCATGCAGGGCCTGACGGGTCGCAAGTTCGCCAACAGAGTGGTTGTCACAAAATACTGTGACCCCGACTCTTACCACCGCCGGGACTTCTGGTag
- the U2AF2 gene encoding splicing factor U2AF 65 kDa subunit isoform X2 gives MSDFDEFERQLNENKQERDKENRHRKRSHSRSRSRDRKRRSRSRDRRNRDQRSASRDRRRRSKPLTRGAKEEHGGLIRSPRHEKKKKVRKYWDVPPPGFEHITPMQYKAMQAAGQIPATALLPTMTPDGLAVTPTPVPVVGSQMTRQARRLYVGNIPFGITEEAMMDFFNAQMRLGGLTQAPGNPVLAVQINQDKNFAFLEFRSVDETTQAMAFDGIIFQGQSLKIRRPHDYQPLPGMSENPSVYVPGVVSTVVPDSAHKLFIGGLPNYLNDDQVKELLTSFGPLKAFNLVKDSATGLSKGYAFCEYVDINVTDQAIAGLNGMQLGDKKLLVQRASVGAKNATLSTINQTPVTLQVPGLMSSQVQMGGHPTEVLCLMNMVLPEELLDDEEYEEIVEDVRDECSKYGLVKSIEIPRPVDGVEVPGCGKIFVEFTSVFDCQKAMQGLTGRKFANRVVVTKYCDPDSYHRRDFW, from the exons ATGTCGGACTTCGACGAGTTCGAGCGGCAGCTCAACGAGAATAAGCAAG AGCGAGACAAGGAGAACCGGCACCGGAAGCGCAGCCACAGCCGCTCTCGAAGCCGGGACCGCAAGCGCCGGAGCCGGAGTCGGGACCGGCGCAACCGGGACCAGCGGAGCGCCTCCCGGGACAGGCGACGACGAAG caaacCTTTGACCAGAGGCGCTAAAGAGGAGCACGGTGGATTGAT tCGTTCCCCCCGCcatgagaagaagaagaaggtccGTAAATACTGGGATGTACCACCACCTGGCTTTGAGCACATCACCCCCATGCAGTACAAGGCCATGCAAG CTGCGGGTCAGATTCCAGCCACCGCCCTTCTCCCCACCATGACCCCTGATGGCCTGGCTGTGACCCCGACGCCGGTGCCCGTGGTCGGGAGCCAGATGACCAGACAGGCCCGGCGCCTCTACGTGGGCAACATCCCCTTTGGCATCACTGAG GAGGCCATGATGGACTTCTTCAACGCCCAGATGCGCCTTGGGGGGCTGACCCAGGCCCCTGGCAACCCTGTCTTGGCTGTGCAGATTAACCAAGACAAGAACTTTGCCTTCTTGGAG TTCCGCTCAGTGGATGAGACCACCCAGGCCATGGCCTTCGATGGCATCATCTTCCAGGGCCAGTCGCTGAAGATCCGCAGGCCTCACGACTACCAGCCTCTGCCTGGCATGTCAGAGAATCCCTCTGTCTACGTGCCTG GAGTTGTGTCCACCGTAGTCCCGGACTCTGCCCACAAGCTGTTCATCGGGGGCTTACCCAATTACCTGAATGATGACCAG GTAAAAGAGCTGCTGACATCGTTCGGGCCTCTCAAGGCCTTCAACCTGGTCAAGGACAGTGCCACAGGGCTCTCCAAGGGCTACGCCTTCTGTGAGTACGTGGACATCAACGTTACAGATCAG GCCATCGCGGGGCTGAATGGGATGCAGCTGGGGGATAAAAAACTGCTCGTCCAGAGGGCAAGTGTGGGAGCCAAGAATGCCACGCTG AGCACCATCAACCAGACCCCCGTGACCCTGCAAGTGCCGGGCCTCATGAGCTCCCAGGTGCAGATGGGTGGCCACCCGACTGAGGTCCTGTGCCTCATGAACATGGTGCTGCCCGAGGAGTTACTGGACGATGAGGAGTACGAGGAGATCGTGGAGGATGTGCGGGATGAGTGCAGCAAGTATGGGCTTGTCAAGTCCATCGAGATTCCCCGGCCGGTGGACGGCGTTGAGGTGCCCGGCTGCGGAaag ATCTTCGTGGAGTTCACCTCTGTGTTTGACTGCCAGAAAGCCATGCAGGGCCTGACGGGTCGCAAGTTCGCCAACAGAGTGGTTGTCACAAAATACTGTGACCCCGACTCTTACCACCGCCGGGACTTCTGGTag
- the CCDC106 gene encoding coiled-coil domain-containing protein 106 isoform X2 — protein MNDRNSRRRTQPPEAASPTVALMNGVRAQLHMALERNSWLQKRIEDLEEERDFLRCQLDKFISSARIDAEDHCRVKPGPRRVEGDGRGGAGGEASDPESAASSISGASEEGSTMERKRQKQKGGAGRRRFGKPKARERQRVKDADGVLCRYKKILGTFQKLKSMSRAFEHHRVDRNTVALTTPIAELLIVAPEKLAEVGEFDPSKERLLEYSRRCFLALDDETLKKVQALKKSKLLLPITYRFKR, from the exons ATGAATGACCGAAACAGCCGGAGGAGGACAC AGCCTCCGGAGGCCGCATCCCCGACCGTGGCCCTGATGAATGGTGTCAGGGCTCAGCTGCACATGGCCCTGGAGAGAAACTCATGGTTGCAGAAGCGCATCGAggacctggaggaggagagggacttCTTGCGGTGTCAGCTAGACAAGTTTATCTCCTCTGCCCGCATAGATGCAG agGACCATTGCCGGGTGAAGCCTGGGCCCAGGCGGGTTGAGGGGGATGgccggggtggggctgggggcgaGGCCTCAGACCCCGAGTCAGCGGCCTCCTCGATCAGCGGAGCGTCTGAAGAAGGTAGTACcatggagaggaagaggcagaagcagaagggAGGTGCTGGCCGGAGGCGCTTTGGGAAGCCCAAGGCCCGGGAGAGGCAGCGGG TGAAGGATGCAGACGGCGTCCTCTGCCGCTACAAGAAGATCCTGGGCACCTTCCAGAAGCTGAAGAGCATGTCTCGGGCCTTTGAGCACCATCGAGTAGATCGCAACACGGTGGCGCTGACCACGCCCATCGCGGAGCTGCTCATCGTGGCCCCGGAGAAGCTGGCGGAGGTCGGCGAGTTCGACCCCTCTAAGGAGCGTCTGCTCGAGTACTCGCGCCGCTGCTTCCTGGCCCTGGACGACGAGACCCTCAAGAAGGTGCAGGCCCTCAAGAAGAGCAAGCTGCTGCTTCCCATCACCTACCGCTTCAAGCGGTGA
- the CCDC106 gene encoding coiled-coil domain-containing protein 106 isoform X1, whose protein sequence is MNDRNSRRRTLKKDDEAFEISIPFDETPHLDPQIFYSLSPSRGNFEEPPEAASPTVALMNGVRAQLHMALERNSWLQKRIEDLEEERDFLRCQLDKFISSARIDAEDHCRVKPGPRRVEGDGRGGAGGEASDPESAASSISGASEEGSTMERKRQKQKGGAGRRRFGKPKARERQRVKDADGVLCRYKKILGTFQKLKSMSRAFEHHRVDRNTVALTTPIAELLIVAPEKLAEVGEFDPSKERLLEYSRRCFLALDDETLKKVQALKKSKLLLPITYRFKR, encoded by the exons ATGAATGACCGAAACAGCCGGAGGAGGACAC TGAAGAAAGACGATGAGGCCTTCGAGATCTCCATCCCCTTCGATGAGACGCCCCACCTAGACCCACAGATCTTTTACAGTCTGAGCCCCTCTCGGGGAAACTTCGAGG AGCCTCCGGAGGCCGCATCCCCGACCGTGGCCCTGATGAATGGTGTCAGGGCTCAGCTGCACATGGCCCTGGAGAGAAACTCATGGTTGCAGAAGCGCATCGAggacctggaggaggagagggacttCTTGCGGTGTCAGCTAGACAAGTTTATCTCCTCTGCCCGCATAGATGCAG agGACCATTGCCGGGTGAAGCCTGGGCCCAGGCGGGTTGAGGGGGATGgccggggtggggctgggggcgaGGCCTCAGACCCCGAGTCAGCGGCCTCCTCGATCAGCGGAGCGTCTGAAGAAGGTAGTACcatggagaggaagaggcagaagcagaagggAGGTGCTGGCCGGAGGCGCTTTGGGAAGCCCAAGGCCCGGGAGAGGCAGCGGG TGAAGGATGCAGACGGCGTCCTCTGCCGCTACAAGAAGATCCTGGGCACCTTCCAGAAGCTGAAGAGCATGTCTCGGGCCTTTGAGCACCATCGAGTAGATCGCAACACGGTGGCGCTGACCACGCCCATCGCGGAGCTGCTCATCGTGGCCCCGGAGAAGCTGGCGGAGGTCGGCGAGTTCGACCCCTCTAAGGAGCGTCTGCTCGAGTACTCGCGCCGCTGCTTCCTGGCCCTGGACGACGAGACCCTCAAGAAGGTGCAGGCCCTCAAGAAGAGCAAGCTGCTGCTTCCCATCACCTACCGCTTCAAGCGGTGA